The following proteins are co-located in the Bdellovibrionales bacterium genome:
- a CDS encoding Crp/Fnr family transcriptional regulator has protein sequence MTKKDCNPQPDDCIHCESRHLNPLCSLDEVVSAISQVRTMVSFKTDQYIFYSGNSPVGIYTIESGLVKLEVNSPKGSAHTLRLMGPGSILGYRSLFANEPYQASAIAVEDSQLCFIPKSDILKIATTQPQAALNLMSYLAKDLRLAEEKWMYQIDKEAPERVAEALLFLMDHFQDQEWTRREIAEWAGTTPETVMRTLGQFEKSGWIQQDGRRIQIINKNKIKEKAQV, from the coding sequence ATGACGAAAAAAGATTGCAACCCACAGCCCGACGATTGCATTCATTGCGAATCACGGCATCTCAATCCTCTTTGCTCATTGGACGAAGTGGTTTCAGCCATTAGCCAGGTGAGAACTATGGTGAGTTTCAAGACCGATCAATATATTTTCTACTCAGGAAATAGTCCCGTCGGGATCTACACCATCGAAAGTGGTCTGGTGAAATTGGAAGTCAATTCTCCCAAGGGGTCTGCTCATACACTGAGGTTAATGGGTCCCGGATCCATCCTCGGCTACCGATCCTTATTTGCCAATGAGCCTTATCAGGCTTCGGCCATTGCTGTGGAAGATTCCCAGCTTTGTTTTATTCCTAAATCCGATATTCTTAAAATCGCAACCACCCAGCCTCAAGCGGCTCTGAACCTGATGAGCTATCTCGCAAAGGATTTGCGGCTGGCTGAAGAAAAATGGATGTATCAAATCGATAAGGAAGCGCCGGAGCGAGTGGCGGAGGCTCTTCTCTTTTTAATGGATCATTTTCAGGACCAAGAGTGGACCCGGCGTGAAATTGCCGAATGGGCCGGAACGACCCCGGAGACGGTGATGAGGACCTTAGGTCAGTTTGAAAAAAGCGGCTGGATTCAACAAGATGGACGTCGCATTCAGATCATCAATAAAAATAAAATCAAAGAAAAAGCGCAAGTATGA
- a CDS encoding UDP-glucose/GDP-mannose dehydrogenase family protein, whose translation MKISIVGTGYVGLVAGVCFADVGHDVICVDNNDDKINQLKDGLIPIYEPGLGDILRNCRQRITFTNDLKMAVSSTDVVFIAVGTPEKADGSADLGPTMSVVKGICDVATTKKYIVLKSTVPVGTSKDIKAFIAQNSKIPHEMINNPEFLKEGAAVEDFLRPDRVIIGCESQQAEEMMNELYAPFVKNGHPIYFMSNISAEMTKYAANSFLSVKISFINELAALADKVGADINDVRRGFTSDRRINPSFFHPGVGYGGSCFPKDVQALIHTAKKFNSTMEIVSAADKVNDRQKLVLFDKIKERFGGNLKGKHFAMWGLSFKPRTDDVREAPADYMIKALTDEGCKITAYDPVAMDTAKKHFKAPFEITETAIEATVGADALIIMTEWNEFRSPDFVKIKENLKNALIFDGRNALNIPDIKKYDFEYHCIGRQIAAHRGEA comes from the coding sequence ATGAAAATCAGCATTGTTGGTACGGGCTATGTAGGTCTTGTCGCAGGAGTATGTTTCGCCGATGTTGGACACGATGTGATTTGTGTCGATAACAATGATGATAAAATCAACCAGCTTAAAGATGGCCTCATTCCCATTTACGAACCCGGATTGGGCGATATTCTTCGCAACTGCCGTCAACGTATTACCTTCACCAATGATCTAAAAATGGCCGTGTCTTCCACTGATGTCGTTTTCATCGCTGTCGGTACTCCAGAGAAAGCTGATGGCAGCGCGGATCTCGGGCCTACAATGAGCGTGGTCAAAGGTATTTGTGATGTCGCGACGACGAAGAAATACATTGTGCTTAAGAGCACGGTTCCCGTGGGTACAAGCAAAGACATCAAAGCTTTTATCGCCCAGAATTCTAAAATCCCTCACGAGATGATCAACAACCCGGAATTCTTAAAAGAAGGGGCCGCGGTTGAGGATTTTTTACGACCAGATCGCGTGATCATTGGTTGTGAATCTCAGCAGGCCGAGGAAATGATGAACGAGCTCTACGCTCCTTTCGTTAAAAACGGTCATCCTATTTATTTTATGTCCAATATTTCTGCCGAGATGACGAAGTATGCGGCCAATTCTTTTCTATCGGTGAAAATCAGCTTTATTAACGAGCTCGCAGCTCTTGCTGATAAAGTGGGAGCCGATATTAACGATGTCCGCAGAGGCTTTACTTCGGACCGTCGAATTAATCCTTCGTTCTTTCACCCTGGTGTCGGCTACGGCGGTAGCTGCTTCCCCAAAGACGTGCAGGCTCTGATTCACACTGCGAAAAAATTTAATTCGACAATGGAGATTGTTTCTGCGGCAGATAAGGTCAATGACCGGCAAAAATTAGTTCTTTTCGATAAAATAAAAGAGCGATTCGGTGGCAACCTTAAAGGCAAACATTTTGCCATGTGGGGTCTCAGCTTTAAACCCCGTACGGATGACGTTCGTGAAGCTCCGGCAGATTATATGATCAAAGCCTTAACGGATGAAGGCTGTAAGATTACGGCCTACGACCCTGTCGCCATGGATACAGCCAAAAAGCATTTCAAAGCTCCTTTTGAAATCACCGAAACGGCCATCGAGGCTACCGTCGGTGCCGATGCTCTGATCATCATGACGGAGTGGAATGAGTTCCGCAGTCCTGACTTTGTGAAGATCAAAGAAAATTTAAAGAATGCGCTCATTTTCGATGGAAGAAATGCGCTCAACATTCCTGATATCAAGAAGTACGATTTTGAATACCATTGTATTGGTCGTCAAATTGCCGCCCACCGAGGTGAAGCGTGA
- the recO gene encoding DNA repair protein RecO, which translates to MVGNKYFILKTSVFKESDLVIYALNNQGGKEHFLARGALKSKKRFGGGLLEPLNYVELQIDNRKEKSQFVPITDARLLHGFEKLRSSYDKLEVALSLALDMLRFSVEGGNDTPELFHLLGNALKALEETEEVWLLQLHFRIKLLFYSGFLDNESGDFNAVLREPIQNFKILNSQPIDYLKRLSEAHFRELMPGPMLS; encoded by the coding sequence ATGGTTGGTAATAAGTATTTCATTCTCAAAACCAGCGTATTTAAGGAGTCAGATCTCGTGATCTACGCCCTAAACAATCAGGGTGGAAAAGAGCATTTTCTCGCTCGCGGAGCCCTCAAGAGCAAAAAACGCTTCGGTGGCGGCCTCCTAGAGCCTCTCAACTATGTGGAACTTCAAATTGATAATCGAAAAGAGAAGAGCCAGTTTGTACCGATTACAGATGCAAGACTGCTTCATGGATTTGAGAAACTCCGCAGCAGTTACGACAAGCTCGAAGTCGCACTGAGCCTGGCTTTGGACATGTTGCGTTTTTCGGTGGAGGGCGGCAATGATACTCCCGAGCTGTTTCACTTATTGGGCAACGCGCTAAAGGCTCTTGAGGAGACCGAGGAAGTTTGGCTTTTGCAGCTTCACTTTAGAATCAAGCTTTTATTCTATTCCGGTTTTCTCGATAATGAGAGCGGGGATTTCAATGCGGTTCTTAGAGAGCCCATTCAGAACTTTAAAATTTTAAACTCTCAGCCGATCGATTATCTCAAGCGATTGAGCGAGGCCCACTTCCGCGAACTCATGCCCGGTCCCATGTTGTCCTAG
- a CDS encoding sigma-54 dependent transcriptional regulator: MSQMKEVNLQKSILSSDSRLKKSPIIYKSEVMNQVMKMVDRVAPSSAPVLILGESGTGKELIARSVHERSQRADKAFVAINCGALRETLLESELFGHEKGAFTGAYNRKIGLAEAASGGTLFLDEIGELSPGIQAKLLRFIQEGEVYRVGGKEPIKVDIRLISATNRELDAEVLNGTFREDLYYRINTITIHSPPLRRRKEDIPLLVEHFLSRGHSRVLNRGQEMSPEAMQALMKYEWPGNIRELQNLCERLQILADTQTIQASDLPESILKPENKLVIGQYDPSMTLHELERRYIVEALKHFEGNKTQAANALGITIKTLYNKLHEYGEFENFAIHMKVPKKG, translated from the coding sequence ATGTCACAAATGAAAGAAGTTAACCTTCAGAAGTCCATACTTTCATCGGACAGTAGACTGAAGAAATCTCCGATCATCTATAAATCTGAGGTCATGAATCAGGTGATGAAGATGGTCGACCGGGTAGCCCCATCTTCGGCTCCGGTTCTAATTCTCGGAGAAAGCGGTACAGGTAAAGAACTGATCGCTCGTTCAGTGCATGAACGCAGTCAGCGCGCAGATAAGGCTTTCGTAGCCATCAACTGCGGTGCTTTACGGGAAACACTCCTTGAATCCGAACTTTTCGGTCATGAGAAGGGTGCCTTTACGGGCGCTTACAACAGAAAGATAGGTCTCGCAGAAGCAGCTTCTGGCGGAACTCTTTTCCTTGATGAAATTGGAGAACTGAGCCCGGGAATCCAGGCGAAGCTTCTACGATTTATCCAAGAGGGCGAAGTTTACCGAGTCGGTGGTAAAGAGCCGATTAAGGTCGATATTCGTTTGATCAGTGCGACCAATCGTGAACTCGATGCTGAAGTTCTCAACGGAACATTCCGTGAAGACCTTTACTATCGTATTAATACAATCACGATTCATTCACCTCCTTTACGTCGCCGTAAAGAAGATATTCCATTACTTGTGGAGCATTTCTTATCACGTGGTCACTCTCGCGTCTTAAACCGCGGTCAAGAGATGAGCCCCGAAGCGATGCAAGCTTTAATGAAATACGAATGGCCAGGAAATATTCGTGAGCTTCAAAACTTATGTGAACGCTTACAAATTTTAGCGGATACACAGACGATCCAAGCTTCGGATCTTCCTGAAAGTATCTTAAAGCCAGAGAACAAACTTGTGATTGGTCAGTACGATCCATCAATGACGTTGCATGAGTTGGAAAGACGTTACATTGTCGAAGCGTTAAAACACTTTGAAGGTAACAAGACTCAGGCTGCAAACGCTTTGGGGATTACCATTAAGACTCTGTATAATAAACTCCATGAGTACGGCGAATTCGAGAACTTCGCTATTCACATGAAAGTTCCAAAGAAGGGTTAA
- a CDS encoding tyrosine-type recombinase/integrase: MVNIAKMACDLLYEMDFLEKKSSHTLVAYSNDLHQCFQNSFKNTQFSGPKLDGASSYCLKSDQLIVSEKLANVDELIRESSHFLHSISHLEPATRARKVATLRRFFRYLKEHKTIESLPHFLVAPKKALKIPHFISVDEAIAVFQTFSRRPLSPKDEQKFLLFLLLYGCGLRISEACQLEWSHVDFLRRQLRVIGKGNKMRAISFPLLLAKHLQSHKVTGSNYIWGAQALQVRTAYNMIRQCGEMAHLSKPLNPHALRHSFATHLLNDGADLRIIQELLGHSSLAATEKYTHIHLEQLTQTMENFHPLNKKVGS, encoded by the coding sequence ATGGTAAATATCGCTAAAATGGCCTGCGACCTCCTCTACGAGATGGACTTCCTTGAAAAAAAGTCATCCCACACCCTGGTGGCTTACAGTAACGACCTCCATCAGTGCTTCCAAAATAGCTTCAAAAATACGCAGTTCTCCGGCCCTAAACTCGATGGTGCTTCATCTTATTGCCTCAAAAGCGATCAGCTCATTGTGAGCGAAAAACTAGCAAATGTGGACGAACTCATCCGTGAGAGTTCTCACTTTTTGCATTCCATTTCTCATCTGGAGCCTGCCACTCGCGCGCGCAAGGTGGCCACGCTCCGTCGCTTTTTTAGATATCTCAAAGAACATAAAACCATCGAATCTCTCCCCCACTTTTTAGTCGCACCCAAAAAAGCACTCAAAATTCCCCATTTTATTTCGGTCGATGAAGCGATCGCGGTGTTTCAAACATTTTCGAGGCGGCCGCTGTCCCCCAAAGACGAGCAAAAGTTTTTACTATTTCTGTTGCTCTATGGCTGTGGTCTTCGGATCAGTGAAGCCTGTCAGCTGGAGTGGAGCCATGTGGATTTCCTGCGCCGCCAACTTCGGGTGATCGGCAAAGGAAATAAGATGCGGGCGATTTCTTTTCCATTGCTCCTGGCAAAGCATCTCCAATCTCATAAAGTTACGGGCTCTAATTACATCTGGGGAGCGCAAGCTCTTCAGGTGAGGACCGCCTACAATATGATTCGCCAATGTGGCGAGATGGCCCATCTCTCAAAGCCCCTCAATCCGCACGCGCTCAGACATAGCTTTGCCACTCACCTGCTCAACGACGGCGCTGATCTACGGATTATTCAAGAACTTTTGGGGCACAGTAGTTTGGCCGCGACCGAGAAATACACTCACATTCATCTCGAGCAACTGACACAAACTATGGAAAACTTCCATCCGCTCAATAAGAAAGTCGGATCGTAA
- a CDS encoding SDR family oxidoreductase has protein sequence MKTAVVAGAAGFIGSHLCDFLLAKGYSVIGLDNFVTGLEKNLEHLEGNKNFKLYRCDISQKEELPALEGPVHEIYNMASPASPIDFKRIPIFILQTSAMGQTHLLEIAREKKARLLFASTSEVYGDPLVHPQVETYLGNVNPVGERGCYDEAKRFGEAIAMAYYREYGVNVAIARIFNTYGTRMRPEDGRVIPNFFSQGLLKQGLTIYGSGQQTRSLCYVTDLVEGLYALMQHTTHEPVNIGNPLEMTILQIADTINKITQNTKEHRFMDLPPDDPKQRCPDISKAKRLLNWSPRVSLEEGLQKTFEYFRDNSMLK, from the coding sequence GTGAAGACGGCCGTTGTCGCTGGAGCCGCCGGCTTTATCGGAAGCCATCTTTGTGACTTCCTCTTGGCCAAGGGGTATTCCGTCATCGGCCTCGATAACTTTGTGACTGGTCTTGAAAAAAACCTGGAGCATCTCGAGGGAAATAAAAACTTTAAGCTTTACCGATGCGACATCTCTCAAAAGGAAGAGCTTCCTGCCCTTGAAGGACCCGTGCACGAGATCTACAACATGGCATCTCCCGCATCGCCCATCGATTTTAAGCGTATTCCTATTTTTATTCTTCAGACTTCGGCGATGGGTCAAACTCATCTTTTAGAAATCGCTCGCGAAAAGAAAGCGCGACTTTTGTTTGCGAGCACCAGTGAGGTTTACGGAGACCCACTCGTTCATCCACAAGTTGAAACCTATCTCGGCAACGTCAATCCCGTAGGAGAGCGGGGTTGCTACGACGAAGCCAAACGCTTCGGTGAAGCCATTGCCATGGCCTATTACCGTGAATACGGTGTTAACGTGGCCATTGCACGGATCTTTAATACTTACGGAACACGTATGCGCCCCGAAGACGGCCGCGTGATTCCCAATTTTTTTAGTCAGGGCTTGCTCAAGCAGGGCCTCACGATTTACGGATCAGGCCAACAGACGCGCAGTCTTTGCTATGTCACAGATCTGGTGGAAGGGCTCTATGCTCTCATGCAACACACCACTCACGAGCCCGTGAATATAGGCAATCCTTTAGAGATGACGATTCTGCAAATCGCAGACACTATCAATAAGATTACTCAAAACACAAAGGAACATCGTTTTATGGACCTTCCTCCGGATGATCCCAAACAACGATGTCCTGACATTTCAAAAGCGAAACGCTTGCTCAACTGGTCACCGAGAGTCAGTCTCGAAGAAGGATTACAGAAAACCTTCGAATACTTTCGCGACAATTCGATGTTGAAGTAA
- a CDS encoding PDZ domain-containing protein — translation MLKFFILFFPTLLFLAMAQAEVDAPGSCTPVSKVGVGIVISRTSSGDVFIDRVLQGKPAEKHGLAPGDQILGVVSTPGGVFVPAQGSKLEELVDLIRGDEGTLVVLDVLRGTQHLHFPIVREKFDVMC, via the coding sequence ATGCTTAAATTTTTTATTTTATTTTTTCCAACACTTTTATTCCTAGCGATGGCTCAGGCGGAGGTCGATGCTCCGGGATCCTGCACACCCGTCTCTAAAGTAGGGGTTGGGATTGTCATCAGTCGAACCAGTTCCGGAGACGTCTTCATCGACAGAGTCCTCCAAGGAAAACCCGCAGAGAAACACGGATTAGCTCCTGGAGATCAGATCCTCGGCGTGGTATCGACCCCCGGAGGAGTTTTTGTTCCCGCGCAGGGCTCAAAGTTAGAGGAGCTCGTGGATCTCATACGCGGAGATGAAGGAACCCTGGTCGTTTTGGATGTCCTTCGCGGCACTCAACATTTGCATTTTCCCATTGTTCGCGAAAAATTCGATGTGATGTGCTAG
- a CDS encoding flagellin FliC: MSMRVNTNTSSINAMKNLYTNNRGIDSSFEKLSSGSRINRASDDAAGLAISENLKAQIRSASQAMRNANDGVSLIQTAEGGLNEMSNIVIRLRELGIQAASDTVGETERGFINTEVQALKEEMNRIAQSTKWGKTNLLDGSTPTFDFQIGLNNSSESDRISFDSSGNVATLSALGLTGIDFSSKDGASEALEGLDAAQTEVNRIRSNLGALQNRLVSTINNLGTQHENLSSANSRIRDTDIAETSAELTRNQILMQANTATLANANQKNQLALKLL; encoded by the coding sequence ATGAGTATGAGAGTTAACACCAACACATCTTCAATCAACGCGATGAAGAACCTTTACACGAACAACCGTGGTATCGATAGTAGCTTCGAAAAGCTGTCTAGTGGTAGCCGCATCAACCGCGCATCCGACGATGCTGCTGGATTGGCCATCTCTGAGAACTTAAAAGCTCAGATCAGATCCGCGAGCCAAGCTATGCGAAACGCAAACGACGGGGTCTCTTTAATCCAGACGGCTGAAGGCGGTTTGAATGAGATGAGCAACATCGTGATTCGTTTACGGGAACTCGGCATCCAAGCCGCTTCTGACACTGTGGGCGAAACCGAGCGCGGGTTCATCAACACAGAAGTTCAGGCTCTTAAAGAGGAGATGAATCGTATCGCTCAAAGTACTAAATGGGGTAAAACTAACCTCTTAGACGGTTCGACGCCGACATTCGACTTCCAAATCGGCCTCAACAATTCGTCCGAATCTGATCGCATTAGCTTCGATTCCTCTGGAAACGTAGCCACCCTGAGCGCCCTTGGCCTGACTGGAATCGACTTTTCGAGCAAAGACGGAGCCTCTGAAGCCTTAGAGGGCCTCGATGCTGCCCAGACCGAAGTGAACCGTATCCGCTCGAACCTCGGTGCTCTTCAGAACAGATTAGTATCAACTATCAACAACTTAGGGACTCAGCACGAGAACTTGTCTTCTGCCAACAGCCGTATCCGTGACACGGACATCGCTGAAACTTCAGCTGAATTGACTCGCAACCAGATTTTAATGCAAGCCAACACAGCCACGTTAGCTAACGCTAACCAGAAGAACCAGTTAGCGCTCAAATTATTATAA
- the clpB gene encoding ATP-dependent chaperone ClpB, protein MTHKAREAMQEAARMAEAQKHPAVEPEHLFIAILGDVDGSVVNILQNLKVDVAEYDQWLQGYLERQPQVSGANKVSASPRLVRLFQDAEKLSQNMGDQYMAQEHFFLAGLFNESDSSLKSGLKKLKITAAAFREELLKMRGGEKLNSQDGDANYEALKKYARDLTEVARQGKLDPVIGRDDEIRRTIQVLSRRKKNNPVLIGDPGVGKTAIAEGLAIRIVNRDVPEILFGKRILSLDMGALIAGAKYRGEFEERLKAVIKEVTASNGEIILFIDELHTLVGAGKGDGAMDAGQLLKPALARGELRCIGATTLDEYREYIEKDKALERRFQVVLVEEPSVEDTITILRGLKNKYEVHHGVRITDDAIIAAAKLSHRYISNRFLPDKAIDLIDEAASKLSIDINSVPTEVDQIKRKVMQLQIERNAVLQDKKDSQRIGDIDAKISDLNKELKVLEDQWNKEKKQIVGLKDIKQKIENTLKQIEIAEREGQLETAARLKYGELPELEKKLAENNKTHEASDGKTILRENVGPEIVAEVVAKWTGIPVEKMVQSESQKLLKMESVLAKRVVGQEEALRSVSDAIRRARAEVGDPNKPIGTFLFLGPTGVGKTETVKALAEFLFDTEESVIRIDMSEYMEKHSVSRLIGAPPGYVGYDEGGQLTEQVRRRPYSVVLLDEVEKGHPDVFNVLLQVFDEGRLTDGQGRTVDFKNTVIVMTSNIASEAIADDSLSDQQREDKVKSQLRLHFKPEFLNRIDETIIFKQLTREQIGNIVTYQVQRVQQRLADRKITLHLDASALKFLSEKGYDPTFGARPLKRVIQDYLLNPLSKKILGGEILSGSTVEVKSNKDGLTLQ, encoded by the coding sequence ATGACACATAAAGCACGGGAAGCTATGCAGGAGGCCGCTCGCATGGCCGAGGCTCAAAAGCATCCGGCGGTGGAGCCTGAGCATTTATTTATCGCTATTCTAGGAGATGTCGACGGCAGCGTGGTCAATATTTTGCAAAATCTAAAAGTCGATGTTGCGGAGTATGACCAATGGCTTCAAGGCTACCTCGAACGTCAGCCCCAAGTCAGTGGAGCCAATAAGGTATCTGCCAGCCCCCGGCTCGTCCGCCTTTTTCAAGATGCGGAAAAGTTATCCCAAAATATGGGTGACCAGTATATGGCTCAAGAGCACTTCTTTTTGGCGGGGCTGTTCAACGAATCCGATTCGTCATTGAAGAGTGGGCTTAAAAAGTTAAAGATAACAGCGGCGGCCTTTAGAGAGGAACTTTTAAAAATGCGCGGAGGAGAAAAATTGAACTCACAAGATGGTGATGCGAATTACGAAGCCCTTAAAAAATATGCCCGTGATCTCACCGAGGTCGCTCGCCAGGGAAAACTGGATCCGGTGATAGGTCGTGATGACGAGATTCGGCGAACGATTCAGGTGTTGTCTCGTCGGAAAAAGAACAATCCCGTGCTCATCGGAGATCCTGGAGTCGGTAAAACCGCGATTGCGGAAGGTTTAGCGATCCGTATTGTAAATCGGGACGTTCCGGAAATTCTCTTTGGAAAACGAATTTTAAGTTTAGACATGGGGGCCCTTATTGCGGGAGCGAAGTACCGCGGTGAATTCGAGGAGCGTCTCAAGGCGGTGATTAAAGAGGTCACGGCGAGTAATGGCGAAATCATTTTGTTTATCGATGAGCTGCATACTTTGGTTGGAGCTGGAAAAGGCGATGGCGCGATGGATGCCGGGCAGTTGTTAAAGCCGGCCTTGGCTCGCGGAGAATTGCGTTGTATCGGAGCCACCACGCTGGATGAGTATCGCGAATATATTGAAAAGGACAAAGCGCTCGAACGACGTTTTCAAGTGGTGTTGGTGGAAGAGCCTTCCGTTGAGGACACAATCACGATTCTGCGAGGCTTGAAAAATAAATACGAAGTCCATCATGGGGTGCGGATCACTGACGATGCAATCATCGCCGCCGCCAAGCTGTCCCATCGTTATATCTCCAATCGTTTTTTGCCAGATAAGGCGATTGATCTTATCGACGAAGCGGCAAGTAAGCTGAGTATTGACATCAACAGTGTTCCGACGGAAGTCGATCAGATCAAACGTAAGGTGATGCAGCTCCAAATCGAACGCAATGCCGTTCTCCAGGATAAGAAGGACTCCCAACGGATCGGCGATATCGATGCGAAAATTTCCGATCTTAATAAGGAGCTCAAGGTTCTTGAAGATCAATGGAATAAAGAGAAAAAACAGATCGTTGGGCTTAAGGACATCAAACAAAAAATCGAGAATACTTTAAAGCAGATCGAAATCGCTGAGCGAGAGGGGCAGTTGGAAACGGCCGCTCGTCTTAAATACGGCGAATTGCCTGAACTTGAGAAAAAACTTGCCGAGAACAATAAGACTCACGAGGCCAGCGATGGAAAAACCATCCTACGCGAAAACGTGGGGCCGGAGATTGTTGCTGAGGTTGTCGCAAAGTGGACCGGAATTCCGGTGGAGAAAATGGTTCAGAGTGAATCTCAGAAGCTCCTTAAGATGGAATCGGTTCTTGCGAAGCGAGTAGTCGGTCAGGAAGAGGCCTTGCGTTCGGTTTCTGATGCGATTCGCCGGGCCCGTGCCGAGGTGGGCGATCCCAATAAGCCGATCGGGACCTTTTTATTTTTAGGGCCAACCGGCGTCGGGAAAACTGAGACCGTGAAAGCCTTAGCTGAATTTCTATTCGATACTGAAGAGAGTGTTATCCGTATCGACATGAGTGAATACATGGAAAAACATTCTGTGTCTCGCCTGATCGGAGCGCCTCCGGGCTATGTGGGTTACGATGAGGGAGGACAGCTGACGGAGCAGGTTCGTCGTCGTCCCTACAGCGTTGTACTTTTAGATGAAGTCGAAAAAGGTCACCCCGATGTATTCAATGTTCTCTTGCAGGTTTTTGATGAAGGTCGTCTGACTGATGGGCAGGGGCGCACCGTAGATTTTAAGAACACGGTTATCGTGATGACTTCCAACATAGCCTCGGAAGCGATTGCGGACGACAGTCTGAGTGATCAACAGCGCGAAGATAAAGTCAAATCGCAGTTGCGCCTTCACTTTAAACCCGAGTTTTTAAATCGAATTGACGAAACGATTATCTTTAAACAATTAACTCGCGAGCAGATTGGCAACATCGTCACCTACCAAGTGCAAAGAGTGCAGCAGCGCTTGGCGGATCGGAAGATCACGCTTCATCTCGATGCCTCGGCTTTAAAATTCTTGAGCGAAAAAGGCTACGACCCCACATTCGGGGCTCGACCTTTAAAGCGAGTGATTCAAGACTACTTGTTGAATCCACTGTCCAAAAAAATTCTGGGCGGTGAAATTTTGAGTGGAAGCACAGTAGAAGTGAAATCGAATAAGGACGGGCTTACTCTCCAGTAG
- a CDS encoding alpha/beta hydrolase, whose translation MDYFFIGLIFAIPFIALGLFAGWQKIESQKWPDVLDFTYEAHLTGKMKMPWGEVYSFDNRSVCSEPDATPIVFVHSFGSSLFSWRYQLSQFRNYPVFAFDHPGLGLSDKVADLSYDLDGYTERTLAVLDQAGIKECYLVGCSLGGVISLWLSSLYPERFLKTAAIAPAVTPNLLPLKNFNYLLLAKFSRMVPRPIIKKALSKAVYNQKLVNKDVLERYSEPYKDPLALYCFMKTVDVFKDQRVFTSLAHRKSDTLILWGSNDRVTTLSHMRLVQKQLKAANYEIHPWGGHHLMEDDPTWVNEKIAKFFNIEEKISDSSS comes from the coding sequence ATGGATTATTTCTTTATTGGACTTATTTTTGCGATTCCGTTTATAGCTCTGGGGCTTTTCGCCGGTTGGCAAAAAATAGAATCGCAAAAGTGGCCTGACGTTCTGGATTTTACTTACGAAGCGCATCTCACAGGCAAAATGAAGATGCCTTGGGGAGAGGTTTACTCTTTTGATAACCGATCTGTTTGTTCCGAGCCCGATGCCACGCCGATCGTTTTTGTCCATAGCTTTGGATCCTCTCTCTTTAGCTGGCGCTACCAGCTTTCACAATTTCGCAATTATCCTGTGTTTGCTTTTGATCACCCAGGACTGGGGCTGAGTGATAAGGTGGCCGACCTTTCCTACGATCTGGATGGATACACGGAGCGCACCTTAGCTGTGCTTGACCAAGCTGGCATTAAGGAGTGTTATTTGGTGGGCTGTTCCTTGGGAGGGGTTATCTCTCTATGGCTGAGCTCGCTTTACCCGGAAAGATTCCTCAAAACCGCGGCCATTGCCCCCGCGGTGACTCCCAATCTCCTACCATTAAAGAATTTCAATTATCTCTTGTTGGCAAAGTTCTCACGAATGGTCCCTCGACCGATTATTAAAAAAGCCCTGAGCAAAGCCGTCTATAATCAGAAGCTCGTCAATAAAGACGTCCTGGAGCGCTACTCGGAACCCTATAAGGACCCTTTGGCGCTTTACTGTTTTATGAAAACCGTAGACGTATTTAAAGATCAGCGAGTGTTCACGTCGCTGGCCCACAGAAAGAGCGATACTTTGATTCTCTGGGGATCCAATGATCGCGTAACAACTCTTTCCCATATGAGGTTGGTTCAAAAACAGCTCAAAGCCGCAAACTATGAGATTCATCCTTGGGGCGGGCATCATCTCATGGAAGACGATCCCACCTGGGTGAACGAAAAAATCGCCAAGTTCTTTAATATCGAGGAAAAAATCAGCGACTCATCATCCTAA